In Sphingobacterium sp. PCS056, the following proteins share a genomic window:
- a CDS encoding LacI family DNA-binding transcriptional regulator produces MKRLTLKDIAKALNLSVPTISKALSDSHEIKKETKEKIVAYAHEHNYQYNALARSLKTGKTNIIGVIVSTISNSFFSQILEGIEESSLFQQYNIIIMQSRENPSIEKKCIDILYSKGVDGILISPVSDRANLNYLEQLHHSDCPIVIFDRINNSFNTFQIGIDNKKAAKRATQELIDRNYRNILHITGLTNGVTNERLIGFQEALKQNKIIFDETLLLRCDLSQIQIVEQQILSKLKELEKEQHLPDAIFTATDLLTNRTIGLLAQQKIKIPEEIALIGFSNTNYAFSFNPPLTCISQPAKNIGKIAFEKMIHILEYRLKKREIVYETIELDADITIRESI; encoded by the coding sequence ATGAAAAGATTAACTCTTAAAGATATTGCAAAAGCGCTAAACTTATCAGTCCCTACGATTTCCAAAGCACTCTCCGATAGCCATGAGATCAAGAAAGAGACAAAAGAGAAAATCGTTGCCTATGCACATGAACATAATTATCAATATAATGCACTAGCAAGAAGTTTAAAAACTGGTAAAACAAACATTATCGGTGTCATCGTTTCAACAATAAGCAATTCATTCTTTTCTCAAATTTTAGAAGGAATTGAAGAATCGTCACTGTTTCAACAGTATAATATTATTATTATGCAAAGCAGAGAAAATCCGTCAATTGAAAAGAAATGCATTGATATTCTTTATTCCAAAGGGGTAGATGGCATATTGATTTCACCGGTATCTGATAGAGCAAACTTAAATTATCTAGAACAGTTACATCATAGCGATTGCCCTATTGTTATATTTGATCGTATCAATAACAGTTTCAATACATTTCAAATTGGAATAGACAATAAGAAAGCTGCCAAAAGAGCAACACAGGAACTTATTGATCGAAATTATCGTAATATTTTGCATATTACGGGACTTACTAATGGTGTTACCAATGAAAGGCTCATCGGTTTTCAAGAAGCCTTAAAACAGAACAAAATAATTTTCGATGAGACTCTTCTTTTACGCTGTGATCTATCCCAGATTCAAATCGTAGAACAGCAAATTCTATCTAAATTAAAAGAATTAGAAAAAGAACAGCACCTTCCTGACGCAATTTTTACGGCTACCGATCTATTGACAAATCGCACAATAGGATTATTAGCGCAACAGAAAATTAAAATTCCAGAAGAGATTGCTTTGATTGGATTCTCAAATACAAACTATGCATTTTCATTCAATCCACCACTCACGTGTATCTCTCAACCTGCAAAAAATATTGGAAAAATCGCTTTCGAAAAAATGATCCATATTTTAGAATATCGATTAAAAAAAAGAGAGATTGTTTATGAAACGATCGAATTAGATGCTGACATTACAATCCGAGAATCGATATAA
- a CDS encoding TIGR01212 family radical SAM protein (This family includes YhcC from E. coli K-12, an uncharacterized radical SAM protein.): MSTLLDIGQKPYHHYGSYLKKKYDGLRVYKVIVDGNFTCPNRDGSKGYGGCSYCNVDSFTPESARKLPTIREQVEEGIKRAREGYRADKFIIYFQPNTNTYAPAHFLKAMYDEALAVCPEDTVGLSVGTRPDCIDFEKVALLESYCDRYDVDLEMGMESIYDETLDRINRGCSHEELQVALKLVENSPLEICVHTIFGFPWESKEMMLKYADEINKHPQIKFVKLHHLHIVEGSIMGVQYKREPFHVFSIDEYCDFLAEFIPLLRPDIVIQRLFGLADQELLIAPNWGMKKSAIQSYIDKALERKEAIQGSQYRG; the protein is encoded by the coding sequence ATGAGTACATTATTAGACATAGGACAAAAACCATATCATCATTATGGATCTTATTTAAAAAAGAAATATGATGGTCTGCGTGTGTATAAAGTCATTGTAGATGGCAATTTTACTTGCCCTAATCGTGATGGAAGTAAGGGGTATGGTGGCTGTTCGTACTGTAATGTGGATTCATTTACTCCCGAATCAGCTCGTAAATTGCCGACTATTCGTGAACAGGTAGAAGAAGGTATCAAACGTGCTAGAGAAGGTTATCGTGCAGATAAATTTATTATTTATTTTCAACCTAATACCAATACTTATGCTCCTGCACATTTTTTAAAGGCGATGTATGATGAGGCATTAGCTGTTTGTCCAGAGGATACAGTGGGTTTATCTGTAGGTACACGTCCTGATTGTATTGATTTTGAAAAAGTGGCTCTTTTGGAGAGTTACTGCGATCGCTATGATGTTGATTTGGAGATGGGCATGGAATCAATTTACGATGAAACTTTGGATAGAATCAATCGTGGCTGTTCACATGAGGAATTGCAAGTGGCTTTGAAATTAGTGGAAAATAGTCCATTAGAAATTTGTGTGCATACTATTTTTGGCTTCCCTTGGGAATCTAAAGAGATGATGTTGAAATATGCTGATGAAATCAATAAACATCCGCAGATCAAATTTGTGAAGCTGCATCATTTACATATTGTAGAAGGATCCATTATGGGCGTTCAATATAAACGGGAACCTTTCCATGTTTTTTCTATTGATGAATATTGTGACTTTTTAGCGGAGTTTATTCCATTATTACGTCCGGATATTGTCATCCAAAGATTATTTGGATTGGCTGATCAAGAGTTATTGATTGCTCCAAATTGGGGGATGAAAAAATCAGCGATTCAGTCGTATATTGATAAAGCACTTGAGCGAAAAGAGGCCATACAGGGTTCTCAATATAGAGGATAA
- a CDS encoding nucleoside triphosphate pyrophosphohydrolase family protein, whose protein sequence is MTDPKTLTSVAEFHKVFQHPILEKPTIPSEKRSALRVSLIAEELKELEEAIQNNDLVEVADALCDIQYVLAGAVLEFGLKDKFNELFEEVQRSNMSKACQSIEEAEATIDHYKNTKDVDSYYKEVDGLFLVFRTEDNKTLKSINYSPADLKSIIEK, encoded by the coding sequence ATGACTGATCCAAAAACATTAACATCCGTAGCTGAATTTCATAAAGTTTTCCAACATCCGATATTAGAAAAACCAACAATTCCAAGTGAGAAACGCAGTGCACTACGCGTATCTCTGATTGCAGAAGAATTGAAAGAATTGGAAGAAGCTATTCAAAATAACGATCTTGTAGAAGTAGCAGATGCATTATGTGATATCCAGTATGTATTGGCAGGTGCCGTTCTAGAATTTGGTCTAAAAGATAAGTTTAATGAGTTATTTGAAGAAGTTCAACGCTCCAATATGAGTAAAGCTTGTCAATCAATAGAAGAAGCAGAAGCCACTATAGACCACTATAAAAATACAAAAGATGTAGACAGTTACTACAAAGAAGTAGATGGCTTGTTTTTAGTATTCAGAACAGAGGATAACAAAACATTAAAATCAATCAATTATTCTCCAGCAGATCTAAAATCAATCATAGAAAAATAA
- a CDS encoding pseudouridine synthase produces the protein MPFSNKRNSRDDNSKNSRSTSENFKPRGDRSKDDRSSNFKDSKRPRSSSFGNKDNTDRPYSNDKKSFGGDRPFKKFDGENSDRKRSFDKPFNKEGKSFGGDRPFKRDGESSDRKRSFDKPFNKEGRSFGGDRPFKRDGESSDRKRSFDKPFNKEGRSFGGDRPFKRDGESSDRKRSFDKPFNKEGRSFGGDRPFKRDGESSDRKRSFDKPFNKEGRSFGGDRPFKRDGESSDRKRSFDKPFNKEGRSFGGDRPFKKDGENSDRKRSFDKPFNKEGRSFQKSEGEQTDFKRPARDKSDRQYKSSYKKFNSEEDRKEGSTERRSSERPQRAKSSSQNDGLIRLNRYIANSGVCSRRKADELIAAGVVSVNGEAVTELGAKVDPAKDDIKYNGERLKREKMVYVLLNKPKDYITTTDDPQERHTVMELVSKATKERIYPVGRLDRNTTGLLLMTNDGNLAEKLSHPRNNISKIYNVELNKSLTQGDFNKIVFGLELEDGFVKPDDLSYVIGGSKKEIGVQIHSGKNRIVRRIFESLGYEVVKLDRVVYANLTKKDLPRGRWRYIEERELVQLKHLI, from the coding sequence ATGCCATTCAGCAATAAACGGAACAGTCGTGATGACAACTCCAAAAACTCAAGAAGTACCTCAGAAAACTTCAAACCAAGAGGTGATCGTTCAAAAGATGATAGATCATCTAATTTCAAAGATAGTAAAAGACCGAGAAGTTCATCATTCGGCAATAAAGATAACACAGACAGACCATATAGTAACGACAAAAAATCTTTTGGAGGTGATAGACCTTTCAAAAAATTTGATGGAGAAAACTCGGATAGAAAAAGAAGTTTTGACAAACCTTTTAACAAAGAAGGTAAATCTTTTGGAGGCGATAGACCTTTCAAGAGAGATGGTGAAAGCTCAGATAGAAAAAGAAGTTTTGACAAACCTTTTAATAAAGAAGGTAGATCTTTTGGAGGCGATAGACCTTTCAAAAGAGACGGTGAAAGCTCAGATAGAAAAAGAAGTTTTGACAAACCTTTTAATAAAGAAGGTAGATCTTTTGGAGGCGATAGACCTTTCAAAAGAGATGGTGAAAGCTCAGATAGAAAAAGAAGTTTTGATAAACCTTTCAATAAAGAAGGTAGATCTTTTGGGGGCGATAGACCTTTCAAGAGAGATGGTGAAAGCTCAGATAGAAAAAGAAGTTTTGACAAACCTTTCAATAAAGAAGGTAGATCTTTTGGAGGCGATAGACCTTTCAAGAGAGATGGTGAAAGCTCAGATAGAAAAAGAAGTTTTGACAAACCTTTCAATAAAGAAGGTAGATCTTTTGGAGGTGATAGACCTTTCAAAAAAGACGGTGAAAACTCAGATAGAAAAAGAAGTTTTGACAAACCTTTTAATAAAGAAGGTAGATCTTTTCAAAAATCTGAAGGAGAACAGACAGACTTTAAGCGTCCTGCTAGGGATAAATCAGATAGACAATACAAATCTTCTTATAAAAAATTCAATAGTGAAGAAGATCGTAAAGAAGGATCTACAGAAAGAAGAAGCTCTGAAAGACCTCAGCGTGCTAAATCTTCATCTCAAAATGACGGCTTAATTCGTTTAAATCGCTATATCGCTAATTCTGGGGTATGTTCCAGAAGAAAAGCAGATGAATTGATTGCAGCAGGTGTTGTGAGCGTAAATGGTGAAGCTGTCACTGAATTAGGCGCTAAAGTAGATCCTGCAAAAGATGACATCAAATATAACGGTGAACGTCTGAAACGTGAGAAAATGGTTTATGTTTTATTAAATAAACCAAAAGATTACATCACGACAACTGATGATCCGCAAGAACGTCACACAGTAATGGAATTAGTATCAAAAGCAACAAAAGAACGTATTTACCCTGTCGGTCGTTTAGATAGAAATACAACAGGTTTATTGTTGATGACAAATGATGGTAATTTAGCAGAAAAGCTTTCGCATCCTCGCAATAATATCAGTAAAATCTATAACGTAGAACTTAATAAAAGTTTAACTCAAGGTGACTTCAATAAAATTGTATTCGGTCTTGAGCTGGAAGATGGTTTTGTAAAACCGGATGACCTGAGCTACGTAATAGGTGGAAGTAAAAAAGAAATTGGCGTACAGATCCATAGTGGTAAAAATCGTATTGTAAGACGTATTTTTGAATCATTAGGCTATGAAGTCGTAAAACTAGATCGCGTTGTTTATGCCAATTTGACTAAAAAGGATTTACCTAGAGGTCGTTGGAGATATATTGAAGAGCGAGAATTAGTTCAATTGAAGCATTTAATTTAA
- a CDS encoding lytic transglycosylase domain-containing protein, producing the protein MKAPSNLAHEEDEKEKNDNEENNHYLSSLTFANDTLPIDRPHVESKLLRYFKNFSFSKRGSYSLHKKAETYLPQIEKILASYGIPEDFKYVPLVESGLDRGVVSTKGAGGYWQFMPATARLYGLKVNGSVDERRDLVKSTHAAAKYIKSLYKQFGNWTLVAAAYNVGGGSLKGSIRRQKEDSYYNLKLNNETGSYVYKLISMKEIIENPQKHGYKRYANRVDEEDPNKNML; encoded by the coding sequence ATGAAAGCGCCAAGTAATCTTGCTCATGAGGAAGATGAAAAGGAAAAGAATGATAATGAAGAAAATAATCATTATTTAAGTTCATTGACATTTGCTAATGATACATTACCGATCGATCGGCCACATGTTGAAAGCAAATTGTTACGATATTTTAAAAACTTCTCTTTCAGTAAGAGAGGCTCTTACAGTCTTCATAAAAAAGCAGAGACCTATCTGCCGCAGATTGAAAAGATTTTAGCATCCTATGGTATTCCTGAAGACTTTAAGTACGTTCCATTAGTAGAAAGTGGATTGGACAGAGGAGTAGTTTCAACTAAAGGCGCTGGTGGTTATTGGCAATTTATGCCTGCAACTGCAAGACTTTATGGGTTGAAAGTAAATGGAAGTGTAGACGAGAGACGGGATTTGGTTAAATCCACTCATGCCGCAGCTAAATACATTAAATCACTTTACAAACAGTTTGGAAATTGGACTCTTGTAGCAGCTGCATATAATGTAGGTGGGGGTAGTCTTAAGGGCTCCATCAGACGCCAGAAGGAGGATAGTTATTACAATTTGAAATTGAATAATGAAACTGGATCGTATGTTTATAAATTGATCTCGATGAAGGAAATCATTGAAAACCCTCAAAAGCATGGTTATAAGCGTTATGCTAATCGGGTTGACGAAGAGGATCCAAACAAAAACATGTTATAA
- a CDS encoding IS256 family transposase — MKEKDPFDFERFKAEAIQGLYEGKSLSPNDGVLAPLMKHLLESMMDGELENHLNEEKASGNSNRRNGKTKKTVRGLNTGTFELETSRDRSGTFEPKVVPKRQLIITEQLEGHVLSMYAKGMSTRAISEFIREMYAMEISATEISRITESVLPAVNEWRSRPLEAVYPFVFLDCMHIKVRQNGTVESRAIYNILGVGMDGRKDLIGLYSSENEGAKFWLSVLTDLKQRGVEDILIACIDGLKGFPEAIETIFPKTKVQLCIVHQIRTSMRYVTEKDKKLVMEDLKPVYKAVNEEMGYENLLSFEEKWGKKYPLAAKSWMDNWTNLSTFFEYEDQVRKIIYTTNPIEGMHRQIRKIIKSKGAFSSEQALMKLMYLIIKDIAKKWTMPMHNWGLTISQLYIKFGDRLKLERGF, encoded by the coding sequence ATGAAAGAAAAAGACCCATTCGACTTTGAACGCTTCAAGGCAGAAGCCATACAAGGTCTTTACGAAGGTAAAAGTTTGTCTCCCAATGATGGCGTCCTAGCGCCGTTAATGAAGCATCTGTTGGAATCAATGATGGATGGTGAGCTGGAGAATCATCTGAACGAAGAAAAAGCGTCAGGTAATAGCAACCGTCGAAATGGCAAGACAAAAAAGACTGTCCGAGGTCTCAATACCGGAACATTTGAGCTAGAAACAAGCCGTGATAGATCCGGCACGTTTGAGCCTAAAGTAGTGCCTAAAAGACAATTAATCATCACTGAACAACTTGAGGGACACGTGCTGAGCATGTATGCCAAAGGAATGAGCACACGGGCTATAAGTGAGTTTATCCGCGAAATGTATGCTATGGAGATCTCTGCCACAGAAATATCCCGTATAACAGAAAGTGTGCTTCCGGCAGTAAATGAGTGGCGTAGTAGGCCCTTGGAAGCTGTTTACCCTTTTGTATTCTTAGACTGTATGCACATTAAGGTTCGCCAGAATGGAACGGTTGAATCAAGAGCTATTTATAACATACTAGGAGTCGGTATGGATGGTAGAAAAGATCTGATCGGTCTTTATAGTTCAGAAAATGAGGGGGCTAAGTTCTGGCTTTCTGTGCTTACAGATCTGAAGCAGCGTGGCGTTGAAGACATCCTTATTGCTTGTATTGATGGTCTAAAAGGGTTTCCCGAGGCCATAGAAACTATTTTTCCAAAAACAAAGGTTCAGCTGTGTATTGTTCATCAGATCAGAACAAGCATGCGTTATGTAACTGAGAAAGATAAAAAGCTTGTAATGGAGGATCTAAAACCGGTCTATAAAGCCGTGAACGAAGAAATGGGATATGAAAACCTGCTGTCTTTCGAGGAAAAATGGGGCAAGAAATATCCTCTTGCTGCCAAATCCTGGATGGATAATTGGACCAATCTTTCCACTTTCTTTGAGTACGAGGATCAGGTTCGCAAGATTATATACACCACAAATCCGATTGAGGGAATGCACCGTCAGATACGAAAAATCATTAAATCTAAAGGCGCTTTCAGTTCTGAACAGGCACTAATGAAATTGATGTATCTGATCATAAAGGATATCGCAAAAAAATGGACGATGCCAATGCATAACTGGGGTTTGACCATATCCCAACTTTATATTAAATTTGGGGATAGACTCAAACTGGAAAGAGGTTTTTAA
- a CDS encoding LolA family protein: MKKTMSVLLGVITLVGAMPAFAQQDAAKKLLAEVSKKYDSYQTIQANFSFSVVQAANKGRYSDTGILYLDKKNNKYQITMNSQDLISDSKNLHTILKDEKEVQIAEIEKNTDAIDPSNIFSFYKTGFKYTLVGNEKAGTTVLNVVQLTPTDTKKNYTKIKLRINKSTKLIHDATIYDKNGGQYNYTIKSQTPNKSLDNSLFTFNKSKYSGYEIVDLR, from the coding sequence ATGAAAAAAACAATGTCCGTATTACTAGGTGTCATCACATTAGTAGGCGCAATGCCAGCATTTGCACAGCAAGATGCTGCAAAAAAATTATTAGCTGAGGTGAGTAAAAAGTATGATAGCTATCAAACTATTCAAGCAAACTTTTCTTTTTCAGTGGTTCAAGCAGCCAATAAAGGGCGTTATTCAGATACTGGAATTCTTTATTTGGACAAAAAAAATAATAAATATCAAATTACGATGAACAGTCAAGATTTGATATCAGACAGTAAAAATTTGCACACCATATTGAAAGATGAAAAAGAAGTTCAAATAGCCGAAATAGAAAAGAATACAGATGCGATAGATCCAAGCAATATTTTCAGCTTTTATAAAACAGGTTTTAAATATACCTTAGTTGGTAATGAAAAAGCTGGGACTACAGTACTTAATGTCGTCCAGTTAACGCCAACTGATACGAAAAAGAATTATACTAAAATCAAACTTCGCATTAATAAATCAACAAAGTTGATTCACGATGCTACCATTTATGATAAAAATGGAGGTCAATATAATTACACGATTAAAAGTCAGACCCCAAATAAGAGCTTAGACAACAGTCTATTTACTTTTAATAAGAGCAAATATAGCGGATATGAAATCGTAGATTTAAGATAA
- a CDS encoding FtsK/SpoIIIE family DNA translocase yields the protein MSNKGNTFRPSSANTSFKRSTKKETPKNKKVEDKEEAPARDLSEMQQKLVKILGAFLILCAVLLGIAFVSYLFTWSEDQSYIATNNGGWGVVMNTAEEIDNPDIELPVVQNRLGKYGALFANQFIYNWFGVASFLFILVFFVIGYKLLYKKSILPVYRTIIYSFIAIVFISVTLGFLHSFFAKVPHILEGKFGFWTNKLLEAQIGTVGVAGILIFAYLTTLILVYNLDLKFSIFDSRKNSEEDEDELNVEEEDSYTNTIRSSEPIVSEPLINRRETYTPAPSLNDKFQSHRNGDIRLNEDLPPPHKEIVLPISEIKPENKVVIPFEIEEPAREVKEEQEVASDNSISFTVDDPIELDPVIEDTPETDHELEVESLKEEKIITANDLVAQFGQYDPKLDLAGYQHPTLDLLRDYGTGKITINQQELEVNKNKIVDTLRNYNIEIEHIKATIGPTVTLYEIIPKPGVRISKIKNLEDDIALSLAALGIRIIAPMPGKGTIGIEVPNSNPEMVSMKSVIATEKFQKTDMDLPIALGKTISNEVYIADLAKMPHLLVAGATGQGKSVGINAILTSLLYKKHPAELKFVLVDPKKVELSLFKKIERHFLAKLPGEEDAIITDTKKVINTLNSLCIEMDQRYDLLKNGQVRNLKEYNAKFVNRRLNPEEGHRFLPFIVLIVDEFADLMMTAGKEVETPIARLAQLARAVGIHLVIATQRPSVNIITGTIKANFPARLAFRVLSKVDSRTILDSGGADQLIGRGDMLLSTGSDLIRIQCAFVDTPEVEMISDFIGGQRGYPSAFMLPEYVDESGDGSGSTDFDFSDRDQLFEEAARLIVMHQQGSTSLIQRKLKLGYNRAGRIIDQLESAGIVGPFEGSKAREVLYPDEYSLEQFLETLRKD from the coding sequence ATGTCAAATAAAGGAAATACATTCAGACCATCTAGCGCTAATACATCATTTAAGAGGAGTACAAAAAAAGAGACTCCCAAGAATAAGAAGGTAGAAGATAAAGAGGAAGCTCCAGCTAGAGACTTATCAGAAATGCAACAAAAATTAGTAAAAATTTTAGGTGCATTTCTCATACTATGTGCAGTCTTATTGGGGATTGCATTTGTTTCGTATTTATTCACCTGGTCAGAAGATCAAAGCTATATCGCCACTAATAATGGTGGTTGGGGCGTCGTGATGAATACAGCCGAAGAAATCGATAATCCTGATATAGAGCTTCCTGTTGTACAAAATAGACTAGGAAAATACGGTGCATTATTCGCAAATCAATTTATCTACAATTGGTTTGGTGTAGCTTCTTTCTTGTTTATACTTGTATTTTTTGTAATTGGGTATAAATTATTGTACAAAAAATCAATCCTACCGGTCTACCGTACTATTATCTATTCCTTTATAGCGATTGTTTTCATATCTGTTACATTAGGATTTCTACATAGTTTTTTTGCCAAAGTTCCCCATATCTTAGAAGGAAAGTTTGGTTTTTGGACAAATAAGTTATTGGAGGCTCAAATCGGTACAGTAGGTGTAGCTGGTATATTGATCTTTGCGTATTTAACAACATTGATCTTAGTATACAATCTGGACCTTAAATTCAGTATTTTCGATTCACGTAAAAACAGCGAAGAAGATGAGGACGAATTAAATGTTGAGGAAGAAGATAGTTATACCAACACGATTCGGTCTTCTGAACCGATCGTATCAGAGCCTTTAATCAATAGAAGGGAGACTTATACTCCTGCACCTAGCCTCAACGATAAATTTCAGTCTCATAGAAATGGAGATATTCGATTAAATGAAGACCTGCCTCCTCCCCATAAAGAGATTGTTTTACCCATCTCGGAAATCAAACCTGAAAATAAGGTTGTGATTCCATTTGAAATTGAAGAACCAGCTCGTGAAGTTAAGGAAGAACAAGAGGTTGCTTCGGATAACAGCATTTCATTTACGGTAGACGACCCGATAGAATTAGATCCAGTTATAGAGGACACTCCCGAAACGGATCACGAATTAGAGGTCGAATCATTAAAAGAAGAAAAAATCATTACAGCTAATGATCTCGTTGCACAGTTTGGTCAATATGATCCCAAGTTAGATCTAGCAGGATACCAACATCCAACATTAGACCTATTGCGAGATTATGGAACGGGGAAAATTACGATTAACCAACAAGAGCTAGAAGTCAATAAAAATAAAATTGTTGATACGTTAAGAAACTATAACATTGAGATTGAACACATCAAGGCGACCATTGGTCCAACTGTAACCTTATATGAAATCATCCCTAAGCCTGGTGTACGTATTTCGAAAATCAAAAACCTGGAAGACGATATCGCCTTAAGTTTAGCCGCTCTAGGTATTCGTATTATTGCACCGATGCCAGGAAAAGGAACGATCGGTATCGAGGTACCAAATAGCAATCCAGAAATGGTTTCGATGAAATCTGTAATTGCAACGGAAAAATTCCAAAAAACAGATATGGATCTTCCGATTGCTTTAGGAAAGACCATCTCGAATGAAGTTTATATAGCAGATTTGGCCAAAATGCCTCACTTACTAGTTGCTGGTGCAACAGGTCAAGGTAAATCAGTAGGTATCAATGCTATTTTGACATCTCTTTTATATAAGAAACATCCAGCAGAATTAAAATTTGTACTAGTCGATCCAAAAAAAGTAGAACTTTCATTATTTAAAAAAATAGAACGTCACTTTTTAGCGAAACTACCTGGTGAAGAAGATGCCATTATCACAGATACAAAGAAGGTTATCAATACATTAAACTCACTTTGTATCGAAATGGATCAACGTTATGACTTGTTAAAAAATGGACAAGTACGTAATTTAAAAGAATATAATGCAAAATTTGTCAATCGCAGATTAAACCCTGAGGAGGGTCATCGATTCTTACCCTTTATAGTTCTTATAGTAGATGAGTTTGCCGACTTGATGATGACCGCTGGTAAAGAGGTTGAAACACCCATTGCACGTTTAGCGCAGCTAGCCCGTGCCGTAGGGATTCACTTAGTAATTGCCACGCAACGTCCATCAGTAAATATCATTACAGGTACGATTAAAGCCAATTTCCCGGCACGTTTGGCATTCCGCGTTTTATCTAAAGTAGATTCACGAACTATTTTAGATTCTGGAGGTGCTGACCAATTAATTGGTCGAGGAGATATGTTGTTATCGACAGGTAGTGATCTGATACGTATTCAATGTGCATTTGTAGATACGCCAGAAGTAGAAATGATTTCTGACTTTATTGGTGGTCAACGTGGATATCCATCCGCATTTATGCTACCTGAATATGTGGACGAAAGTGGCGATGGATCTGGTTCAACAGATTTTGATTTCTCCGATAGAGATCAATTATTTGAAGAGGCAGCGCGCCTGATTGTCATGCATCAACAAGGATCAACATCTTTAATCCAGCGTAAGTTAAAGCTGGGCTACAATAGAGCTGGGAGAATAATTGATCAGTTAGAGTCAGCAGGAATTGTTGGACCTTTTGAAGGCAGCAAAGCCCGTGAAGTACTCTATCCCGACGAATATTCTTTAGAACAGTTTTTAGAAACATTAAGGAAGGATTAA
- a CDS encoding DUF4397 domain-containing protein, producing MKKVLFFGFSVIVFMLTLNSCNKLDDDFTYVEISAVSAVNVVPGSAGLDIGLDQNKLNNNWEGVFSYNRYLFYKNAYPGSRLVRVFDPRSNTGDTALVSKKVIFTPGKFYSLYVIGKDKVDVLATEDDFGTLKPGYAKFRFMNLSPEAPKLTLTLNDVDSLAVKDKAYKDLTPFKTIKIADVYKLKINGAGMTELLGDFKPEDKEVYTIYASGLTSSSDTNKKYGFQIIKHK from the coding sequence ATGAAAAAAGTATTATTTTTTGGATTCAGTGTAATAGTTTTTATGCTGACATTAAATTCATGCAATAAGCTAGATGATGATTTCACTTATGTAGAAATCTCTGCAGTGTCTGCCGTGAATGTTGTACCTGGTTCTGCTGGATTGGATATCGGTCTGGATCAGAATAAATTGAATAATAATTGGGAAGGTGTTTTTTCTTATAACCGATATTTGTTTTATAAAAATGCTTATCCCGGCAGTAGACTAGTACGCGTTTTTGATCCAAGATCTAATACCGGAGATACCGCATTAGTAAGTAAAAAGGTAATCTTTACACCGGGTAAATTCTATAGCCTTTATGTGATCGGTAAAGACAAAGTTGATGTGCTGGCTACTGAAGATGATTTTGGTACATTAAAGCCTGGATATGCTAAATTTAGATTTATGAATTTAAGTCCTGAAGCACCTAAATTGACGCTTACGTTAAATGATGTGGATAGTTTAGCTGTTAAAGATAAAGCTTATAAGGATCTTACTCCTTTTAAGACTATTAAAATTGCTGATGTATATAAGCTGAAAATAAATGGTGCTGGAATGACTGAATTGTTAGGGGATTTTAAACCTGAAGATAAAGAGGTGTATACGATTTATGCTTCGGGCTTAACCTCGAGTAGCGATACCAACAAAAAATATGGTTTTCAAATTATTAAGCATAAATAA